The genomic DNA TTGCTGCGAAAGTGCGAGGACAGAACAcagtcacacaaaaaaaagaaacaataagCCTTCTGAGGATTATAGTttgatgtatactgtatatcatgcTTAAATTGTGAAAATGTTAAGAGATGCATCCATGACTTGcaaatttttcttttcacattGTGGCATGGTCCAGAAACTGATTGAAAATGATTTGTGATGGTCACTGAAATATAATAAAGTTTTGACTTTCATGGACCAAGTTAATATAATTATAAAACATACGTAATTTTACATTATTGTTTCTCACCATACCTGGGTTGTAGTGAAAGATAATGTTGAGGAGGTCCTGATCTCCCCATGTGATGTGGTTCTTGTACTTCTGATAAAGTGGGTGCAAAAGGTCCTCCCAGGACAGGCCGCCGGCAATCATGCtgttctgaaatatcaacatcaTTCACTGACTCACAACTCAAGAGCTGCTTTTTACCACAAAGCAAACCATCAAAGAGTACATTTGCATTCCAGCTTCCTGTTGCAAATTGAAAAGCTGCTAAATTGAGTTCTGAGGGAACACGTTTGTTATGCTTGCTTGGTAATCACAAAGCTTCAATCACACCCACTCACACAGCTCTAAGCCTAGCACTTGAGCTCAAGAAAATGACATTAAAAATGCAAAAGTAAAATCACAGAATATTTAAGCTGTATTAAGAGGGCAAATGGATGACAATATTTTGGACTGACCTTGAACAATGTGCTGCGGATCCTTGTGAGATTCATCAGCATGACACCAGAGTTGACCCCTGAGATGCCATAAAAAGGATGGCGTGCAAAGCGGCTATACCAGCCAATCTTCGGGACCTCGTGCTCAGGAGCCATTGCTGCAAGCTGGGTACTATTGAAAGACTTCAGCATTTTCCAGATATCATCCATGGGTCGAAGGAACAGCACATCAGTGTCCACGTACAGCAATGAGTCTATGTCCTTGAGGATGACCTGCAGCATAATTAGCTATAATGAAAATTCATGATCACAAACCACCAACACGTACGTACATGTCGAGAGTATTTTCAACATCACAGGGGGCATACCAAGTCGTTCTGTATTAGCCTAGAATGAGCCAAAAAATAACTCACTTGCAACAAACCTTATTTACGTATGTGATGGTTGTTTTCTAGTTGGATTAAGACTGTGATATTCACCAAGAAACAATTCATACAAATTCCATAACACTCATGATTAGGTTCTACTAATTAAGTGGATAATGGGACTACTGTATATTGACTCGTTTGTAGCAAGAGAAAAACACTTATGGATTTGTCTGTCCTGCAATATATTCATTATGCCATGGTGTTATTTCAATGAACACCAGCTGAGAGGGAAAATCAATACTCAGCGCagttttcatcatgatgaaatgatTGAATCCAGCCTCATGAGAGTGTTCATTTACCATTTAAACACCCACACACACCTGTAGACAAGGTGCAAACTCATCAATaagcacacgcacgcacgcacaacaaccccaccaccaccaccacacacaAACATACTATAGTGATGTGCTTGGGTTGGGAAAAAGACCATTTAGTATATATAATTAATCAAATAATGCACGAAGCATATATGCCTTACAGGAAGAAAGAGTCTCTGAGCAGCGCAGGGCTTGAAGAGCTTCTTCCATTCATCTGCGTTCCCCACTGAGAAGGTGATTCGGTAGAGGGTATACTTGAACTTGGCTGTGACAAACCGAGGCCACTGATTCAGCTGGAAGAAATTGTTAAATTAATGTATGCACTATATTTTGTGGTGATATTCAGTGTCCTATGAGCAATAATTAACAAGTGAAAAGTATTAGTCTCCAAAAACTACACAAATATATAGTACAGtatgaattaataaataaataaacaattgggGTGGAAATGTAACTGATGCTGGAAGATGCCATGGTTGTCAGGTTTGTCCACATGAAagctattaaaatatatatagttaTTATGCTTTCTACTGAATTGGTCCAACAACACTGAAAACGAATTGCGTTTCAAGGGAAAACTGGGTCAGACCAGCCAGTGATTAAATGAAAGGTATGCTCCAAAACCCTTGTCTTTTCTGTATTCTACATACAAAATACTCTCTGCCTCCTCTCTAAAGGTGACTTTGAAGTGATGCACTGTGCTGGAGCACAGTAGGGTGTCTTGGTGATAGATTACAGCCTAGTGCAGGGATAAAAGGTTATGTGTCATTATTAGAGGCTCTGAAAGCATAGTTAAAAATGCTCTGATCTTGATGTCATCTATTACCGAGTGGTGTTGAATGTTAGCTCCCTGCAAAGCTTGTAGgccaaagaaaaaatgaaatgacGTTCCAGAACTTGAGAACATAGGAGAACATACACTGTATAAATATACTTTTATGTACCAGCATATTGAGGCTTCCTACCTTTTCTTTAAATTGAGGGATCAAGACGTCCTCAGCAAAAATGTGAAACTTGATCTTTTTCAGGCTGAACAGGACAGCTGATTTGACAAGAGTTAAGGTTTCCTCCAGACGATGTCCACATGCCACCATAGCCAAGTGCATGATTTCctctacacgggtgcgcctggcCACAGGCCGTCCTCCTTTActagaaatacacacacacacaaaaaaaaataagaacgaTGTAACATAGGAGAGGGCGTTTGAACCTTTCGACCGAGTCCCCTCAACTTTTGTGCTTCTCTATTGGAAGGTTTAAGCCCAAAACAGTTCTTATTTTGTTAACTTTCTACACTGTCCTCTAATTTTGCTCAGTTTCTATGGGAGAATGTTTTCAAGAGAAAATTCTAAATCATTCACCTCAAAAGAAAACTTGACAAAACGTTGCAGGGTAGTCTCCAAGTGTGACCATTCTGTATGCCTGAGGCGCAAAGATGAACTGCAGTCTAGGATTAATGTGAAGCCATCGGGAAATCTGTCTTCCACACTTTAAAGACTGATGCCTTATCAAGGGTGAACAAAACACATTTCTATTTTCTGCTAAGATGATTAAAGTTCAATTTTCTGAAGAATCAGAAAAAGATGTTGCATGAGACATGACTTTGGCTCAGGCAGTGCAGGATCAATAGTGTGAGTGTGGGTGAATTGTTATCCTTCTCTGTATGTGACCTGAGATTAAGTGGCGGTCAGTCCAAGGTGTAGTACCCCTTTTGTCCGAAGACAGCTGTGATAGGCACTCAGTGGCCCTGACCAAGATAAGCGGTGttgaggatggatggatggatggatggatggatggatggatggatggatggatggatggatggatggatggatggatggatggatgtggtACTGGGTAATTTAAAAACGTTAGGGATGTCTCCGATGTGATTACGTGATCGGAAATGGGGAGGATCAGGCCATTTGTTATAGGATCGTAAACGGgttaaaaggatcgggtttttaatttaaaaaataaaataaataaatattatgctGGCTAGAGTCACCAGTGTTAAGAGCCAGTTGACATTTTACAGTACTTCACTGCCACCTTGTGGTCATAATAATTCATTGCATCCATCGTGTGCCGCAGTTTGGAACACAGGCTCATTCCCTTGCACAGTAAACAGCGTGTCGGTCGCATTGATGCTGTTGAGTGTTTTCTGTTACATTTCTCCCTTGGAAACTAtgtgtctgtaagtattttgcATCTACGCCAACCTGTTAATTTGCAGTATATGAGTGTTTTTGGGGAAAagctacaggaaaaaaaaaattgttcataagTCCTACTGTATGGAAGCTAATCTATACTTACAGCttgtagctcaagtgaagtgtggtgtctacatggtatttgtataccggcgtgtattgtgcagttgtgtTGAATACATGCATGTTTCTTTGTTACAGTTTCACAATCTTCAATGAATTACTTcatataaaaacaagaaaagaccaagccttgattAATTGGAGGATATCCAATGTTAGTTGGTTATCAGGCAGTGCacaaagaaacacactgttttgggcagtacacttacatttaaaaaaatatatttttaaggactaaaaattaacaaaataatctagaaatacaatggccttgccaaaagaaaaaaatatacgtGTATACGTTTTATACTCTTCAATACTCCCGGAAAAAGAGGaacaggaagtactgtaaatagtacagtactgtagcatgtttggaacttttgttcaaactaaaaaaacattttttcaaacttttttccccgatatcggatcgggactctgtatcggaAGATTctaaaaatcaggtgactcagactcaagaatgcaaaaatatgcaatcgttACATCCCTAAATAACGCCACTGAATTTCTCCCTGCTTGGTTACTAAAACAAATAGACTCTCAGTAAAATCTTTTTCCTCCCTAAGGGTTTCATTAATGCAATACACATGATGGTTTGTTTCATGGCATAGTTCCTAACATCTGGAAGCTTTCGAAAAGTTCAGCAGAAGAACAAAAGGAATGAATTCAATGCATGCTGCAGAGCAAGCATAAAAGTGGGGTCTGCCACAAGACGACAttgccaacattttttttttataaagctaTAGCCTGAGAACAGACTTTAGTGTAATTCAGTTAGTTGAGGAGAGACATTTCATGAACAAACTTAAAACTTTCAGATTAAAAGAGTTTGTATCAAATCCATTGCTATCATTCCAGTCATCACTCTTTGCAAAGACTGATTGAAAACTACACTGATTATGGATTAGAGTTGTTTGTATTGGCAAAATGATGCCCAGAGGAATATGTATTTCTTAGTGACAAAGTGTTTGATTGTGTGATTGATGACTAGAGACGTGTTTGTGTATTGCGCCTGGCTGGACAGCTGGCGTTACAGTACATTCTGTAATTTTTACCAGAGGAAGTAGTGTGATATGTCAAAGGGAAATGATTGGACTTGGAAAAACAGGGATGTTTGTAGATTTAGAATATTGCCAAGAAAAAGGCCTgctaacatttaaatatgaaatatAAATCAGTGAGAGAAACACACAGATTGAAAACAGAACAGTCAACGAGTAATGTAAACATCACAGTTGACCTAGAATTATCCACTTAAACACGTTGGTGCTTATTCTTGGAAAAATAATCATTTCATACTGTAAGGCTTATTAATTAAGGACCATATTTTAATACAGTAACTATATAAATGCTATGAGTCAGTGCTCTGTGTGTGTCCCTAATACATAGAAGCCATGTGTGTTTTCAAAACCAGTTATCTCCCCCACACCAAATGACACCTCCTCCACCCAATTTCCCTTATCAGTGGCGAGCACACATGGAGTGTGGCTTCTGGGCGGACACAAAGGTCCTTTCTCAGTGAAATGCCTTGATGGCTTTTATCTCACCAGCCGAGTCGCTAACCTGCAGTCTGGATTTAGAGGAGAATACATATTGCCTGCTGGTGAGTCTGAAAGCTTTTAAGGACCCTGTAGTTACATGTATATAGAGTAATATGTTGGGGTCAGTGAGCTATGGAGTGCATAATTCAACGACTCCACCCTTTAACTGCTCAAACAGGATGGAGTACAGTCCCGCAACCCTGCAAACTGCAACTACAATGATaaacccatccatccattctcAGTATTGGTTATATTCACTAGGGTCACCCTGAACTCGTCACATTATCACATTTCTCATAGGCCATTAGACAAACATCCATTAATAATTACATTCACACCTATGGCCAATTTAGAGCCTCACTCCCCATTTAatgtaaaatgcatgtttttgaaacataataaaaatggggagaacatgcaaacttcacACAGGAAGCCTAGATTTGAATGCACCACTTCTGAACTGTTAGGCGGATGTGCTAACCAGTCGGTCACCATGCCAACATAATGATAAGCAATTGGCAAAATGTAAAATTGTTATTCTTGTTCAATACACTGGTTGTTTcctaatatagtttttttgtggATGAATAAGATTGTCCTGCCGCAATCAGCACAACCCTTAGAGAGATTGACAGACAGGCAGGCACTTGATTCATCAACGTACAAGGGAATATCACTGTTCCTGTAGTCTCCACAATGAAAACAATGGAAGACAAGATAAGGCAATGCAGTCTACCCATTTACTAATAAGAGTGAAGATGTGGAAAATGGGAAACGTAGTACCTATTTAAAAGATATGCAGAATATTAATCATCCATAcaattgttttctgttttttttctcttcaaaataCAGAAATACAATTCTGATTTACTAATTGTGGGGATGTAATGTTAGCGTTCCAATCCCAGGGCGGATTTAAAATGGACTCTTCTGTCAAGAGCATAGCATTTAAATAAAAGCCCAAAAGTGAATTGAGCAAAGCTTAGAGGTCAGCTCATACATCATCGTGTCCCCTAGAAAAACGACAGCCCCTCCGCATATTAATCGAGTATTGTACTACCTTGAAGTCGGACATTTAATTACAATTTGATTCTCAAATACAATAAAGCAACCATTAAATGGTAACTGTGTACATTGTGCATAAATATGTGTTAAGAGACTAACCATTACATTTGAAATTGATCGATGTTTTGTGTTCCGTTCGCATGCATGCAAACGTGGAAGGAAAGGACCGttcggagcaaaaaaaaaaaaaaaaaaaaaaaaaaaaaatctgctctcACCTCTTTGCATTGGCGTTACTCCTTTGCTTGGTCACTTTCCAGTTTTTTCGCCCTTTGGGGACATCTTTCATTAGCACCCCGACTACCGTGGTTGATTTTCTAGCCAACTTTGGCGCAACATCGCGATCGAGTGTGACCGACGACGAAGAAAAATTCCTGTCCTCCTCCAGCGAAACTTCTTTCAGCAGCGGAGCGTCCGGGACATTGCCACCCCAAAAGTAGAAAAGTAAGAAAACTCCAAAACACACGCCGATCACAACTACTTTGCAGTGGATCCGCATGGCGAGAACGACTTGTTACGGGGGGTAGGGACCCGGCTCATGTTGTCTGCGGTTCAGAGCGAGCAGACAGAGGGGGCATTTTGTTGCGTACGCCCGTTTGAAAATTTGCTGCTGCTCATGATGATGATGGAGAGTGGAGAGGAGTTTCTCACAGCCCATTGAGGGTTACACGTCGGGGGCGTGGTCTCGCAAGTATTACCGTAAACAAGGAAGTAATCCCTCATATATCCCCTTTTATACTCTGCCGGTAAACTGGCCAGTTGTCTAGTACTATTTATTAccagggtgaaagtggctagaatttcacacctcctaaaaccacagaaatgacccaaaataaataaataaataaataaataaataaataaataaataaataaatcagattttacacatgcattaggctactgcactacacttactgtaacaaggcatacaggagaaactgattttccttcaaatttgtattttaaaataacatacatgaacaaaataagtataaatgacttacattatgcacaatgaAATGGAAACAAACATGGACCTTTTTGTATTAAAAGGAAATAAGTAGACTAACATAAGTAAAtttacaaaaataagtccaaagtgcacataaaCTAtactgccaaatgtatcacatttgagtcAAGCATTTCTAGACctcattgcagtaaaaaaaaaatgtttaaaaccttattgtgttcaatctaactttagttatatttgttttagcacgagaactgcatgtaatgcttaatgtatcatttatgatccaaattagagaacatactagtacatatggcagaaaacacagacaaggctgaaaaagcagtttctgctcttgcacccctctttagaataaattgctgtattgtaagccaaaataactgctgtgtttgacagaacaatatgtgtatatgttGCCATAACAGATTCATGGTCCATtaggcccccaaactatttttaatttgtccattttaccctggacacccccgtttacagacggcgcgcaaccgcttttgtttcaacctagccataaaaagaaggtaagtaattatatttattattcaaaatgtctgtcatttttagcttagaatcattaattggtgtctaatgtttcgttaaaaaaaaaaaaaaaaaaccgacttaaaaaaattatgcactcgcatattttaaacttttaaacaaattacgtcacaatgaaaagattagcgtctgtaaataagtcaccaaTATATTTACTTCATAACTATcccttaattatatttttttaattactgtcgcattttccccagtattttagatgataaataatcgatccaaaaaaaaaaaaagtttaaaagggtaaatatatgaaaaataaaatctcgacCGCTCCTTGatttctgcgatttctgcatcgcgacccttgttatattaccatgtttcacccataaaagccCCCAAAAAtcaggctgtggccattcacagctgtgtcttgacactcggtgatacatgttacatggagtttttggatcgcaaagaggtaagtacgcaataatatctcgttacaatcatggcgtctttaattatgctttcgtgtgctctcacctccagttggggttttgctgtttaatttctttctttctttttttaatgccctcctgttcaaaattttacttcccccagaaaacattattggaaagcttaaaatctctttaagctttccaatgatgtatcacacgtgcatatcggacaattttgaaatttggccaaattgggggtctcagagcggaacttcaagtcacctgagtgtttttaaaaattacgtttaaggaccacataaagttttcaaattaaaaaaatctgaattttctgttcattatttctgggTCAGGCATTATAGGGTAATAACAtggtgttctgaacctccccatcggaGAAAATAACATAAgtctcttcaactctttcctttctcttaaagatatGATCAATTTtcggttgcattgccctttttcatcgcattaattcaacaagcttgttctttttttttttt from Corythoichthys intestinalis isolate RoL2023-P3 chromosome 9, ASM3026506v1, whole genome shotgun sequence includes the following:
- the gxylt2 gene encoding glucoside xylosyltransferase 2; this translates as MRIHCKVVVIGVCFGVFLLFYFWGGNVPDAPLLKEVSLEEDRNFSSSSVTLDRDVAPKLARKSTTVVGVLMKDVPKGRKNWKVTKQRSNANAKSKGGRPVARRTRVEEIMHLAMVACGHRLEETLTLVKSAVLFSLKKIKFHIFAEDVLIPQFKEKLNQWPRFVTAKFKYTLYRITFSVGNADEWKKLFKPCAAQRLFLPVILKDIDSLLYVDTDVLFLRPMDDIWKMLKSFNSTQLAAMAPEHEVPKIGWYSRFARHPFYGISGVNSGVMLMNLTRIRSTLFKNSMIAGGLSWEDLLHPLYQKYKNHITWGDQDLLNIIFHYNPECLFIFPCQWNYRPDHCMYGSNCKGAEEEGVSILHGNRGVYHDEKQPAFKVVYDGIRDFPFDDNMFQSLFYPIQAKFLDTVNTLCGRIPQVFLKQIEKTMRKVFEENVIRHIN